In Silene latifolia isolate original U9 population chromosome 3, ASM4854445v1, whole genome shotgun sequence, a single window of DNA contains:
- the LOC141648127 gene encoding protein TRANSPORT INHIBITOR RESPONSE 1, whose translation MHERLVVDAPEEIWDQIISLLDHDRYLEPLSLVSKTFLSITNRLKQTLIISNATTHFLPKLFHRFPNLKNISFCDFNGEPTSILHLISKSQFPILSLDLSNSTQFPSEAIKELPISSLRSIKSLKLWKCCVINDSDLGVIAEFMINLEELDVSDPRDDYNADDVMNTSGGLGITDNGVDLIASNLSSSLRKVNLSGNYFVSDKSVVSLVEKCRNLEEIMVKNCTFITQIGLVFALRNGENLRSVGLQGMDLAVPETSEAIGFARNLSVLDFSYMNVSDGLLYAIAKASIPLRKFTLFHCKEFTFSGVLSLLRMYQALEYFALEGVYWVTDPTVIDISKFLRKANTVKLNFCSRVTSSGLFTILKNCSMLNSLEMEKTNVGMEQFAVNDVKNPHIRVLCLNANKTLSNECLEKVSLSCPNLELIDVSDCPGINRKGIGEVVRRCTSLKHLQISGSGLIKSLGIDLKLHNLEAIQASGSGLNDDGLITIARKCPGLLNLDVMGCSGVTAKGVKEIILHCQRLREINLGWCRIVGHDIVAWMVFTRPSLRKIVPPHGVVVTEVEKNLFLQHGCLVGEA comes from the coding sequence atgcatGAAAGATTAGTTGTTGATGCACCAGAAGAAATCTGGGATCAAATAATTTCATTACTAGATCATGATCGTTACTTAGAACCCTTATCACTTGTTTCAAAAACATTTCTTTCAATCACAAATCGACTcaaacaaaccctaattatctCAAATGCAACTACCCATTTCCTCCCTAAACTTTTTCATAGATTCCCAAATCTCAAAAACATatctttttgtgattttaatgGTGAACCCACTTCAATTCTTCACTTAATTTCAAAATCCCAATTTCCAATTTTGTCCCTGGATCTCTCTAACAGTACCCAATTCCCTTCTGAAGCAATTAAAGAACTGCCCATTTCATCTTTGAGGTCAATTAAGTCATTAAAGTTGTGGAAATGTTGTGTTATTAATGATTCTGATTTGGGTGTTATTGCTGAATTTATGATTAATTTAGAGGAATTAGATGTTAGTGATCCTAGGGATGATTATAATGCTGATGATGTAATGAATACTTCTGGTGGTTTAGGGATTACTGATAATGGGGTTGATTTGATTGCTTCTAATCTTAGTAGTAGTTTAAGAAAGGTTAATTTGTCTGGTAATTACTTTGTTTCTGATAAGTCTGTTGTTAGTCTTGTTGAAAAATGTCGAAATTTGGAGGAGATTATGGTGAAAAATTGTACCTTTATCACTCAAATTGGGTTGGTTTTCGCGTTGCGTAATGGTGAGAATTTGAGGTCTGTGGGGTTGCAAGGTATGGATTTAGCTGTTCCTGAGACTAGTGAGGCTATTGGGTTTGCTCGAAATTTGTCTGTGCTTGATTTTTCGTATATGAATGTTTCTGATGGGTTGCTCTATGCTATTGCTAAGGCTTCCATTCCTTTGAGAAAGTTCACATTGTTCCATTGCAAGGAATTTACTTTCTCTGGGGTTTTATCGCTTTTACGCATGTATCAGGCCCTTGAATACTTTGCTTTAGAAGGGGTGTATTGGGTTACTGATCCAACTGTAATTGATATATCAAAGTTTCTTCGTAAGGCGAACACTGTTAAGCTTAATTTTTGCTCTAGGGTGACCAGTTCTGGTCTCTTTACTATACTGAAGAACTGTTCTATGTTGAATAGTTTAGAGATGGAGAAAACAAATGTGGGGATGGAACAGTTTGCTGTGAATGATGTCAAGAATCCACATATTCGAGTTCTATGCTTAAATGCCAACAAAACCTTGAGCAATGAATGTCTCGAAAAAGTATCACTCTCCTGCCCTAACCTAGAGCTGATAGATGTTAGTGATTGTCCGGGTATTAATCGTAAAGGTATTGGAGAAGTTGTGAGGAGATGCACTAGTTTGAAGCATTTACAGATAAGTGGATCTGGTTTAATCAAAAGCTTGGGAATTGACCTAAAACTTCACAATTTGGAAGCTATTCAAGCTTCAGGGTCGGGTCTTAATGATGATGGACTGATAACAATAGCTAGAAAGTGTCCTGGACTCTTGAATTTGGATGTAATGGGTTGTTCAGGTGTAACTGCTAAAGGCGTCAAAGAAATTATCTTACATTGTCAAAGATTGAGGGAAATAAATTTGGGTTGGTGTCGTATAGTGGGCCATGACATTGTAGCTTGGATGGTATTTACGAGACCTTCGCTAAGGAAAATAGTTCCTCCCCATGGAGTTGTTGTCACTGAAGTCGAGAAGAACTTGTTCTTGCAACATGGCTGTCTGGTGGGTGAAGCTTAA